Genomic DNA from Streptomyces diastaticus subsp. diastaticus:
CGGCCGCCCCGACCAGCAGCGCCGCCGCCAGCCACCACAGGCCCGGGTCGGCGGTGTGCAGGAGGCGGGCGAGTATGCCGCGCAGTGACTGGTTGGCGGTCTGCTCGGGGTGGCCCGCACGGTCCGCCGCCAGGAAGGTGCCGGACCAGAACTGCCACGAGTCGCGCGGCAGCACGGCCGCCGCCAGAGCGGTGGCCCCCAGGAACCAGAGCACCGCGTTCCGCGCGAGCACCGACCAGGGCCGTGCCGCGCCACCGCGTACCGCCGCCACCACGCCGGTGAGCAGCAGGAACGCGATGAACAGCGCCGGCGTCAGCTTGATCGCCGCCGCCAGCCCGATGCCCGCGCCCGCCCACCGGCGTCCCCGCGCGAGCCCGCCGCCGGGCAGGTACCGCGCGTCCCACAGCACGAGGACCGTGATCAGCAGGTTGATCTGGCCGTACCTGAGTGTCGTCCAGACCGGCTCGGACCAGACCGCGAGGGCGGCCAGCGCCGGTGCGCCGAGCCAGGCCAGGCCGGGCGGCAGCGGGCGTCCGCCGGTCCGGTCGGTGACCAGGCGGAGGGTCAGCAGGGCGAGCGCGAGCAGCAGCAGGAGGTTGCCCGCGGTGGCCAGCGTCCGCATGAGGCCGGTACCCAGCAGCGGCAGCGGGGTGAACAGCAGCGCGGCGAACGGGGGGTAGGTGGCCGGCAGGTCGTTCTCGGTGGCCCGCAGGGCGTACAGGTCGGCACCGTCCAGGACCGCCCGGCCCTCGGCGCGGTAGACCATCAGGTCCACCATCGTGACCCCGGCCAGGCGCTGCGCCACCCAGAACGCGGCGAAGGAGACGAGGCAGAGCGCGGTGGCCCGGACCGGGAAGGTGCGCCGGAGGCGGGAGGGCGAGGCGGCAGTCACGCTCGGCGAGGCTACCCGCCGGGGACCTCCGGGAAGAGAGGGCGGGCGCCGCCGGGAACGGATTTGGTGGAAACCCCGGGGGGCCGCTAAAGTTGTCGACGTCGCCGGGGGAACCGGGGACAGCGGCAAGGGGCTATAGCTCAGTTGGTAGAGCGCCTGCATGGCATGCAGGAGGTCAGGAGTTCAATTCTCCTTAGCTCCACAGGAGAGAGACCAGGAATCGGACTCTCATCCACCGAAGTAGAGCGGGTCACCCGGACAGGGTGGCCCGCTTCTTCGTGCGCGCCCCCACCGCACGAGCCGTGCGGCCCCGGTGACCGCTGCGGTACCCTGACGCCATGCGTGCTGTACGCCTTCTGCTTACCGAGCCGCGCTGATCAAGAGCCGGACCCCCGACGAAGGGGCCGGAACCAGCGCGGCCACCCCCTCCTGTGCGAGGGGTTTTTTCATTGGGCGGCGGCTCCGGTTCCGGGGCACGACCGCCGGGCGGAGCCCCGGGGCCCGCCCCGCCGGAAGCGTGAGCAGAGACGACCGATGGAGCTTGAGGATCATGAGCGAGACGAATTCCGCCGCGTCCCCCGCGGAGGGCGCCACCGCGCCCCACCGCTACACGGCGGCGATGGCCGCCGAGATCGAGGCACGCTGGCAGGACTTCTGGGACGCCGAGGGGACCTACGAGGCGCCCAACCCCACCGGTGACCTGGCCGGGGACCCGGAGCTGGCCGCCCGCCCCAAGAAGTTCATCATGGACATGTTCCCCTACCCCTCCGGCGCGGGGCTGCACGTGGGCCACCCGCTGGGCTACATCGCGACCGACGTCCACGCCCGCTTCCAGCGGATGACCGGCCACAACGTCCTGCACACCCTCGGCTTCGACGCCTTCGGCCTGCCCGCCGAGCAGTACGCGGTGCAGACCGGCACGCACCCGCGCCACTCCACCGAGGCCAACATGGTCAACATGCGCAGCCAGCTGCGCCGC
This window encodes:
- a CDS encoding glycosyltransferase 87 family protein — protein: MTAASPSRLRRTFPVRATALCLVSFAAFWVAQRLAGVTMVDLMVYRAEGRAVLDGADLYALRATENDLPATYPPFAALLFTPLPLLGTGLMRTLATAGNLLLLLALALLTLRLVTDRTGGRPLPPGLAWLGAPALAALAVWSEPVWTTLRYGQINLLITVLVLWDARYLPGGGLARGRRWAGAGIGLAAAIKLTPALFIAFLLLTGVVAAVRGGAARPWSVLARNAVLWFLGATALAAAVLPRDSWQFWSGTFLAADRAGHPEQTANQSLRGILARLLHTADPGLWWLAAALLVGAAGLGVAVGAALRGRPAWAATTCGATALLISPVSWSHHWVWCVPMAVLVLSEAVRLGGRWHRAGAAGLTTVFLTYALWWVPHGVERPELHQGPVEFVLSALYPLAALGFLAAAARVASRPGGAQGPDAEPAGRPVPEQRDPAGAEADRAGRQALAKE